One Oncorhynchus mykiss isolate Arlee chromosome 25, USDA_OmykA_1.1, whole genome shotgun sequence genomic window, atgtttttgaaagaaaagcacattttttggggaccattaaaataatatcaaattgatcagaaatacagtgtagacattgttaatgttgtaaatgactattgttgctggaaacagcagattttttatggaatatctacataggcgtacagaggcccattatcagcaaccatatatatatataatagcgTGGTCTACcttatcaaaagctttggccaagtaaataaaaatagcagcacaacattgcttagaatcaagggcaatggtgacatcattgaggttGCAGTGACACGcccataacctgagcagaaacctGGTTTCTGAAATAGCGAGAGCCTATTGGTGCGTTCACGCaagtatttgcatatttccgttagggaactcCGAGTCTGTGAAGTGTCCTTGCACTCATTATAAACAACgtatttctgttttacatttgTAACGAGTAATGTCTACAAAAATGTGTCTTCTCTGTTCGTAACATATTCTAGTTTtagaaacagaaaactgtattgaaatgaaatgttttatcaataagaaaatgtgaaaaatatcggccaaaatccatcttctcccacttcaAGCCACTGGACTTCCCCTAACCACCTTAtatggtagtgagtggaaacgccaactagatgcttcacatttatacatccggtgaaatatctgtctcattgttctatctgtacTTCAACCTAGACATTGACCCGGAAGTTATTTTGGTAACCTTGGGAATTCTTCCGGGATTTCTTTAATCAACATGGCTGCTTCGTAAAGCAACTTGTATGTTTCCGTTAACTACATGCACGCATTTTATTGATAGTTGTAGGTAAATATTTGCACTTAAACTATTAGAGTAAGCAGTCGATTGTCAGTCAGTATGTTTCAAGTTATTACCAGAAGTACCCCGGTAATCCGGCTTCTCGCCCCCCGTGGAGCCGTGCTTGTGGAGGCTGTCCGGGGTAGGAAGACCCGCACCGACCCAAAGGCCAAATCCAAAGAGGGGCGCATCAAAACGCCACCTCCCGTCGACCCGGTGGAGATGGTGGTCCTCAGGGAGAGATTCACAGAATATGACCTGATCATGAGAGCGCTGAGGTAAGACTAGACCAATGCACGTTTATGTTTCAGACGTGGTGTGTTTCAGGACAAAATCTTAAGATTAAATCTAAGGTTACTGATAGTTAGTTCTGCATAAAAGTGAAATTGTCTGACTGATCAGTTTTAGTACTGATAATAGACAACGTTAGCTACCTTGCTTTCAGTTATCCCATTCATAGTCATAAAGATAAAAAAATGCgtatttttgtaggcactaactccgcTATGGTTAGTAAACTAGACCAACGAAAAAATCACAGCAAGGGAGAAGTTGCCATATTTATACAGTAAACACTTTTTCCATAACGTTATTGAGCCAATGAATATCATAGTAACTTGTAATGACGTTAGACTCTAAATGTGGGTTTCCTCAAAAATGATTATTATTGCAAGATATGACATCATAAAGGAATTTAAATGTGGCAAGAGAAAATATCATTTGCCCTCATTAAACTCGCCAGATCATTCTCCATCAATGGATGACCGTTTAACTCGTCGACTGATATGATTAACTTCTccgcaataaggcacgagggggtgtggtatatggccaatattccacggctaagggctgttgttAAGCATGATGCAACGTGGAGTACCTGGATACAGCcgttagctgtggtatattggccatataccacaatccCCGGGGtgcattattgctattataaactggttaccaacataattaggacagtaaagtacttatgtaaaaatactacttaagtcgtttttttggggtatctgtactttactatttaaatgtatggcaacttttacttcactacattcctaaagaaaataatgtacattttccccgacacccaaaagtactcattacagtttgtcaggaaaatggtccaattcacttatcaagagaacatccctggtcatctttactgcctctgatctggaggactcactaaacagagaacatccctggtcatcactactgcctctgatctggaggactcactaaacagagaacatccctggtcatctttactgcctctgatctggaggactcactaaacagagaacatccctggtcatcactactgcctctgatctggaggactcactaaacagagaacatccctggtcatctttactgcctctgatctggaggactcactaaacagagaacatccctggtcatcactactgcctctgatctggaggactcactaaacagagaacatccctggtcatcactactgcctctgatctggaggactcactaaacagagaacatccctggtcatcactactgcctctgatctggaggactcactaaacagagaacatccctggtcatcactactgcctctgatctggaggactcactaaacagagaacatccctggtcatctttactgcctctgatcaggagtactcactaaacagagaacatccctggtcatcactactgcctctgatctggaggactcactaaacagagaacatccctggtcatcactactgcctctgatctggaggactcactaaacagagaacatccctggtcatcactactgcctctgatctggaggactcactaaacagagaacatccctggtcatcactactgcctctgatctggaggactcactaaacagagaacatccctggtcatctttactgcctctgatcaggagtactcactaaacagagaacatccctggtcatcactactgcctctggtctggagtactcactaaacagagaacatccctggtcatcactactgcctctggtctggaggactcactaaacagagaacatccctggtcatcactactgcctctgatctggaggactcactaaacagagaacatccctggtcatcactactgcctctgatctggaggactcactaaacagagaacatccctggtcatcactactgcctctgatctggaggactcactaaacagagaacatccctggtcatcactactgcctctgatctgaaggactcactaaacagagaacatccctggtcatctttactgcctctgatcaggagtactcactaaacagagaacatccctggtcatcactactgcctctgatctggaggactcactaaacagagaacatccctggtcatcactactgcctctgatctggaggactcactaaacagagaacatccctggtcatcactactgcctctgatctggaggactcactaaacagagaacctccctggtcatccctactgcctctgatctggaggactcactaaacagagaacatccctggtcatcactactgcctctgatctggaggactcactaaacagagaacatccctggtcatcactactgcctctgatctggaggactcactaaacagagaacatccctggtcatcactactgcctctgatctggaggactcactaaacagagaacctccctggtcatccctactgcctctgatctggaggactcactaaacagagaacatccctggtcatcactactgcctctgatctggaggactcactaaacagagaacatccctggtcatcactactgcctctgatctggaggactcactaaacagagaacatccctggtcatcactactgcctctgatctggaggactcactaaacagagaacatccctggtcatccctactgcctctgatctggaggactcactaaacagagaacatccctggtcctccctactgcctctgatctggaggactcactaaacagagaacatccctggtcatcactactgcctctgatctggaggactcactaaacagagaacatccctggtcatcactactgcctctgatctggaggactcactaaacagagaacatcgttgatcctctctactgcctctgatctggaggactcactaaacagagaacatccctggccatccctactgcctctgatctggagcactcactaaacagagaacatccctggtcatcactactgcctctgatctggaggactcactaaacagagaacatccctggtcatcactactgcctctgatctggaggactcactaaacagagaacatccctggtcatcactactgcctctgatctggaggactcactaaacagagaacatccctggtcatcactactgcctctgatctggaggactcactaaacagggaacatccctggtcatcactactgcctctgatctggaggactcactaaacagagaacatccctggtcatcactactgcctctgatctggaggactcactaaacagagaacatccctggtcatcactactgcctctgatctggaggactcactaaactcaaatgctttgtttgtaaattctgttctgagtgttggagtgtgcccctggctatccgtaattaaaaaaaaattaaataaaaggaAATTGTTCCGTCTGGTTTCCTTAATATAAGGAAGtcaaaattatttatacttttacttttgatagttaagtatatttaaaaccaaatactttcagacttttactcGAGCAGTATttgactgggtgactttcacttttacagaAGAAGGGTTTTGGAGAGTTTTCAGTATGGAGAACACAGAGACGGTTATAATGTTGTTGGCCATGAATGAGGTTGTGATTAGTGTGACGTGGTTGTCAGGCTGGAGTTCAAGGAGGAGATGCTGAGGAAGAGGTATGAAGAGGAGGTGGGCTCCCTGGCGGAGGAGAGGGCGAAGCAGGAGGCGGAGGAGCACCGCTCCCTCATGACCTGGAACCAGGAGGAGAATCTCCGCATGCTCAAGATCAGGTCAGGAAGGAACGGGACATCGGTTctgatttgtcccaaatggcaccctattccctacgtagtgcagaGCACTTTTCACTGCCCCTTTTCATGTCCACCTCCATCAAATAATCCATAAAGCTTAATGGGAAATTATGTCTGTCTTGTAttcacattctctctccctcctctctccctcctctctctctctctctctctctctcctctctctctccctctcctctctctctccctcttctctctctctccctcttctctctctctccatctctccatccctcctctctctctctccatctctccatccctcctctctctctctctccctctcccctctctctccctctcccctctctctcttctctctctctctcctctctctccctctcctctctctccctctctttccctctcctctctgtccctctcccctctctctcttctctccctctcctctctctccctcttctctctctccctctcctctctctccctctcctctctctccctctcctctctctccctctcctctctctccctctcctctctctcccctctctccccctcctctctcttgttctctgccTTTAGGGAACTGAGAGTTCAGAAAGAGGTGGAAGCTGCTGAGGTCAAGAAGACAGAGGCAGCCATTCTGCGAGAGCAGGCCATGGAAAGCTTTGttaaagagaagggagaggagataaTGCGGATTCAGGTATGTAGAGTTTTGGTCAACCTTTTGAAAGCCAAAGTTACGTTTATTGACCTTGTTGTAAACAAATGCGGCGCCATGTTGGCGGAAGTTGTTTCCCTCTGAAactagaatgttgtagtgtcatgtcaATGTCTCAACTCTCTACATACATGGCTTTGTTCCAGGAGGAGGCCAAGAGCTTCATCAACCTGGAGAACCTGGACCAGCGTATTGAGGAAGCCCTGGATAACCCTAAGAACTATAACTTTGCCATCGACAAAGATGGCCGCGTGGTGAAGAGGACTGTGCtgcagtgagagagactgaggatGGCTGGAAGTGTAgagtgaagttgcccctagactctgatctggattCAGTTTATCCTTTTCCCCCACTATGGTTCAGGTTAGGATTGTGGGAATGGAAGCTGATTCTGGATCTATACCTAAGGGAAACTTCACCTCGGAGCCTTGGCTAGAGGCCTCAGAGGAGACTGGCAAGATAGTGAGCTCGTTTGACATTGTATGCGGGTcacgactgactgatctacaaatcaccttgcatcataaatgactactcattattatttgtagatcagtcagtccgTCACAATGCTCTGGAACACGGGCAGCGTGGCCTTTTCTcattcctccaccctctctcctctgtgacccgGAAACCGTTaagaaagtcaatatatataaaaaatatttaaaaaaataaaaagagttcgttggcgtgtttttttttttttttaccctcgcaggtgtcgtctccttcagacatgagcggATGTTGAGCACGTTAACCAGCATCTCTGTCGATTCGTTAGTAGGCAAACAGAAGAGGCCTCCTCCCCTCCTTGATAGCCACTTTTAATTGATTATAGGCATGTGTATCCTACCGGAGTCCTTCACTGAACAGTTGTGATATCTGCCCACTTGGAAACAGCTGTTGTTTTGTCAGCGGAGAAAAGCATGGACACGTTTAAAAACAACTTGCTACTTATCCTTTATCTAGAAAATGTCTTGCTCAAccatgatgtggttagctggggTGTAGTCATTTGTCCAAGCCCTAGCAAATTGTGGCGTTTATGTTAGTAATGGGGGGGGGGAGGTGGAATCGATAGTTACGTATCGCAATGTTATTTTTGATGAtattacacagtgtacaaaacattaggaacacctactctttcattgacatagactgaccaggtgaatccaggtgaaagctatgatcccttattgatgtcacttgttaaatccacttcaatcagtgtagatgggaGGACACGGGTTAAAGgaggacttttaagccttgagacacttGAGACCGggattagagtcaacatggggccagcatccctgtggaacactttcgacaccttgtagagtccatgccccgacgaattgaggctgctctgagggcaactcaatattaggaaggtgttcttaatgttttgtacactcgctGTATAGCGTTACTGTAAAAGGCCTGTAAGTTGCCTCAGAACTCCGTTCATCCTGTAgctttctctccatcttctccatcTTTATTTccaatttattaaaaaaaacgtgtttttctAATGTTCTCTCTTGCCTCGGCAGCAGACATACAGAGACCAATATGTTTGGCAAGGTCCCTCCCTCACTATGGCGATCGTATCGTATCGTGACCAATATGTTTGGCaaggtccctccctccctatgGTGATCGTATCGTGACCAATATGTTTGGCAAGGTCCCTCCCTCACTATGGTGATCGTATCGTGACCAATATGTTTGGCAAGGTCCCTCCCTCACTATGGTGATCGTATCGTGACCAATATGTTTGGCAAGGTCCCTCCCTatggtgataatatcgtatcgtgaccAATATGTTTGGCaaggtccctccctccctatgGTGATCGTATCGTGACCAATATGTTTGGCAAGGTCCCTCCCTatggtgataatatcgtatcgtgaccAATATGTTTGGCaaggtccctccctccctatgGTGATCGTATCGTGACCAATATGTTTGGCAAGGTCCCTCACTatggtgataatatcgtatcgtgaccAATATGTTTGGCaaggtccctccctccctatgGTGATCGTATCGAGACCAATATGTTTGGCAAGGTCCCTCACTATGGTGATCGTATCGTGACCAATATGTTTGGCAAGGTCCCTCACTATGgcgataatatcgtatcgtgaccAATATGTTTGGCAAGGTCCCTCCCTCACTATGGTGATCGTATCGTGACCAATATGTTTGGCAAGGTCCCTCACTATGGTGATCGTATCGTGACCAATATGTTTGGCAAGGTCCCTCACTATGgcgataatatcgtatcgtgaccAATATGTTTGGCAAGGTCCCTCCCTCACTATGGTGATCGTATCGTGACCAATATGTTTGGCAAGGTCCCTCCCTCACTATGGTGATCGTATCGTGACCAATATGTTTGGCAAGGTCCCTCCCTCACTATGGCGATAATATCGTGACCAATATGTTTGGCAAGGTCCCTCCCTCACTATGGCGATAATATCGTGACCAATATGTTTGGCAAGGTCCCTCCCTCACTATGGCGATAATATCGTGACCAATATGTTTGGCAAGGTCCCTCACTCACTatggtgataatatcgtatcgtgaccAATATGTTTGGCAAGGTCCCTCCCTCACTatggtgataatatcgtatcgtgaccAATATGTTTGGCAAGGTCCCTCACTCACTATGGCGATAATATCGTGACCAATATGTTTGGCAAGGTCCCTCACTATGGCGATCGTATCGTGACCAATATGTTTGGCAAGGTCCCTCACTATGGTGATCGTATCGTGACCAATATGTTTGGCAAGGTCCCTCACTATGGCGATAATATCGTGACCAATATGTTTGGCAAGGTCCCTCACTATGGCGATCGTATCGTGACCAATATGTTTGGCAAGGTCCCTCACTATGGTGATCGTATCGTGACCAATATGTTTGGCAAGGTCCCTCCCTCACTATGGCGATCGTATCGTGACCAATATGTTTGGCAAGGTCCCTCACTATGGTGATCGTATCGTGACCAATATGTTTGGCAAGGTCCCTCCCTCACTATGgcgataatatcgtatcgtgaggccCCTGACCATTCACAAACCTAGTTTCTAttagacaaattcaggtaggtccctccctgtttcctTCGCTTCCATTTAattctgtttggttcctagtgaatacagcCATGATTTGTTAAATACCTTTTCATATGTGTTGTAATATCTGTCATGCAGGGCCTGTCTGCGATGTATTCGGACAGGAACTCAACCCTTAAAAAACGACAGCctactatcaaatcaaatgtatttatatagcccttcgtacatcagctgatatctctgtgctgtacagaaactgtacagaaacccagcctaaaaccccaaacagcaatgcaggtgtagaagcacggtggctaggaaaaactccctagaaaggccagaacctaggaagaaacctagagaggaaccagggtatgaggggtgggccagtcctcttctggccgtgccgggtggagattataacagaacatggccaagatgttcaaatgttcataaatgaccagcagggtcaaataataataatcacaggcacaCACTATGTGTGTGATGAACAGTTTCCTGGCACAATTACCCATGTTTCCACCAGTTTGGTTATGGGGGTTTACAGGTTATGATAGTGCTGTACAACTTCAATCTATGGACTTCTCATCTGTCAAGGTCACAATGAGAATGTTATGTAATAAATCATTGTTTCTTCCCGATTGATCCTCTCTACTACTTTATTGCGAGTCATGTGGCTTTAAAtcattataattattataatggcgccggaggagatgttGTACGTAATGTTTCTGCTCcatgaaaagagcttctggatgtcagaacagcgattactcgcCTCCAACTGGATGAAGATTTTTTGTTCTTTTAACGAGTCGGCCGCAAAGGATTTACTGCAAATACCGGACCGGGCCCCAAACCCCCCGTCAATCGCATTGAAGAGAAGACCAGGAGGCCGGGGCTGCAGATCCGGGTGTATGACACGCAGGCCTTTTAGAGGCTGTATGACACGCAGGCCTTTTAGAGGCTGTATGACACTCAGGCCCTTTTAGAGGCTGTATGACACTCAGGCCCTTTTAGAGGCTGTATGACACTCAGGCCCTTTTAGAGGCTGTATGACACTCAGGCCTTTAGAGGATGTATGACACACAGGCCTTTTAGAGGCTGTATGACACGCAGGCCTTTTAGAGGCTGTATGACACGCAGGCCTTTTAGAGGCTGTATGACACTCAGGCCTTTTAGAGGCTGTATGACACTCAGGCCTTTTAGAGGCTGTATGACACTCAGGCCCTTTTAGAGGCTGTATGACACTCAGGCCCTGTTAAACACATGAACAACACCCCCAGAGAGACACTCAGAAACCATTCTGGACTTACCTCATCCTGTGGAAAGAGAACCTGAAACAACTGACCCGCCTGGAAGGAAACTACTCACCTGCGTGTTCTGCAGCTTCAACACCAAAACAAACAGTGAAAAGCA contains:
- the mrps26 gene encoding 28S ribosomal protein S26, mitochondrial — encoded protein: MFQVITRSTPVIRLLAPRGAVLVEAVRGRKTRTDPKAKSKEGRIKTPPPVDPVEMVVLRERFTEYDLIMRALRLEFKEEMLRKRYEEEVGSLAEERAKQEAEEHRSLMTWNQEENLRMLKIRELRVQKEVEAAEVKKTEAAILREQAMESFVKEKGEEIMRIQEEAKSFINLENLDQRIEEALDNPKNYNFAIDKDGRVVKRTVLQ